The Rhizobium grahamii DNA window CTTGTTCACGAATTCTTCAGGAGTCGGCGGCAGTATCATTTTCGCGCGGTAAGTTGTGCGTACGCGCTGCCTCTCCTACCAAAAGTAGTTAACCTGCATAGCAGGGTGCCGACAGGGCACGCGCGCTCCGGCAGCGCCGCGAGCGGACCGGTCTCGAATTTCACAAACATAGTCGCTTCGCAAGCATCAAGTGGAAACGTCGCCACCATTTGAATGCGAAGGCTTACGATTCAGAAAACGCAGTCAGCCGCTTAGGGTAACTGTACACCACCTATTTCTTGGTGCTTGTCAGCATGCTTGCGTGGGTTCTATATGCTGGCATTGCAGCAATGCTGCATTTACCAGCGTAGGGAGGGCGTTGGTTAGATCTCAATCCCCCAGGGTGCCGAGATACGTCGGACCTTCGGCCGACGCGGCGCTCATTCGACCGAGGACCCGCGCCGTGCACATCGCATCGATCTCAAGCGTGTTCAAATTTTCCAGCTGTCTCGGTCAGAAACCAGAACGGAGTTGGAAACATCCATGACCAATCCAAATCAACACCTGTCATTTCTTTCAAAAGCCTGGCTTGGCCTGCTCGGCGTGGTCTTGATCCTCGCGGGTCTTTTCCTGGCCGTCGGCGGCGCCAAGCTCGTTACCTTGGGCGGCAGCCTCTATTTCCTGTTGAGCGGAGCCGCGATCGTTGTCTCGGGACTGCTGATTGTCATGCGCAGGCCCGCAGGCGCGCTTCTTTTTGGCCTCGTGGTGCTGCTGACGGTCGCATGGGCGATTTGGGATGCAGGCCTTGAATTCTGGCCGCTGATCTCGCGTCTGCTTGCGTTCGGTGTCGGTGGCGTGGTCATCGCTATTTCTAACCCGCTTCTTCGCAAGGCGCGCGGTCTTGCTCCGGCTTACCTATCCTCGTTCGCCGTCGCGGCAGTTCTCGCAATTATCTCCGGCATCGCTTTCGTCGGTATGTTTATGCCGCATCCAACGATCGTCCTCTCGGGCGCGCCGTCTCCGTTGGTTCCGGTCGACCCGGCAAAGGAGCAGAAAAACTGGGAAGCCTATGGCAACACGTCAGGCGGTAGCCGGTTCGTCGCCCTCGACCAGATAACCCGTGACAATATCAGTGGCCTGAAGGTTGCCTGGACATATCGAACCGGCGATACGCCGCTTAGCCCTGATGGCAACGGCGCGGAAGATCAGGATACGCCGCTGCAGGTCGGCGATCGCGTCTTCCTTTGCACTCCGCATAACAATGTCATTGCGATTGACGCCGATACCGGCAAGGAAATCTGGAAGAACGAGATCAATGCCAAGTCTTCCGTATGGATGCGGTGCCGCGGTCTTGCCTATTTCGACGCGACACGTGCGCTCGAACAGCCGACCCTTCCGGGCTCGACACCGGTCACATCCGTGGCCGTGGCAGACGGTGCGCTGTGCCAGCGTCGCATTTTGATGAACACGATCACCGCCGAGCTGATCGCGCTCGACGCGGACACGGGGGCATTTTGCCCTGACTTCGGCAACAACGGCCGAGTCAGTCTCAAGATCGGTCTCGGAGATGCACCGGACCCACAATATGTGCTGACCTCGGCGCCGACGCTTGCCGGCACGACGGTGGTCGTTGGTGGTCGCATTGCCGACAACGTTCAGGTCGACATGCCGGGTGGCGTCATGCGCGGTTTCGATGTCATCACCGGCGAATTGCGCTGGGCTTTCGACCCTGGCAATCCCGACATCACGAAATTGCCACCAGAAGGAAAGACCTACACCCGGTCGACGCCGAATGTGTGGGCTTCCATGTCCTATGATCCGGCATCGAACACGGTCTTCATGCCCGTCGGCAGCCCGTCTGTCGACCTCTACGGTGTGACGCGCACGGCGCTCGACCACAAGTACGGCGCCTCCATGCTTGCGCTCGATGCGACCACCGGTCGGGAGAAGTGGGTCTATCAGACCGTCCACAATGATCTTTGGGATTTCGACGTCCCGATGCAGCCGAGCTTCATCGATTTTTCGAATGAAGATGGGACGACGACACCAGCTCTGGTCTTCGGCACAAAGGCCGGACAGCTCTACGTTCTCGACCGCGCCACGGGCAAGCCGCTGACGAAGGTCGGGGACGTCGCCGTGAAGCCGGGCAAGGTTCCAAACGAGCCCTATGCCCCGACGCAACCGAGATCCCTCGGTATGCCGCAGATCGGTGCCGAGACGCTGACTGAATCCGACATGTGGGGCGCAACGCCGTTCGATCAGCTGCTATGCCGTATAGCGTTCAAGGGAATGCGCTATGACGGTCTTTATACGGTACCGGACACCGATCTGTCCCTGAGCTTCCCTGGCTCGCTCGGTGGAATGAACTGGGGCGGCTTGTCTACGGATCCGACGACCGGAACGATCTTCGCCAACGATATGAGGCTCGGCCTCTGGATCCAGATGGTCGAGGCTGCACCGAGCGATGCGGTCAGCAGCGGCGGCGAAGCTGTGAATACCGGTATGGGCGTCGTGCCGATGAAGGGCACGCCGTATGCGGTCAACAAGAACCGCTTCTTGTCGGCCCTCGGAATCCCCTGCCAGAAGCCGCCATTCGGCAGCCTCACGGCAATCGACATGAAGACGCGCCAGATCAAGTGGCAGGTTCCCGTCGGTACGGTGCAGGATACCGGGCCTTTTGGCATCAAGATGGGGCTGCCGATCCCGATCGGCATGCCAACGCTCGGCGGCACGCTGGCAACGCAGGGCGGCCTGATCTTCATCGCCGGCACCCAGGATTACTATCTGCGCGCGTTTGACAGCTCGACCGGTAAGGAAGTCTGGAAGGCAAGGCTGCCGGTCGGTAGCCAGGGTGGCCCGATTTCGTACAAGTCGCCGAAGACAGGCAAGCAGTATATTGTGATATCCGCCGGTGGAGCGCGTCAGTCGCCCGACCGCGGCGATTATGTCATCGCCTACGCGCTGCCTTGAATAGAAATGCCGGTCCCGCAAGGGGCCGGCTACCTTATTGTGCCGGGTGAGGCTGGCCGAGAAGATAGAAGTAAGCCCACGCCGCAACGAAGAAGGCGACGACTGCCAACGCTACCAGGAGCTTGGTGGGGCGAGGCTTACGAGGTGGCTTCTGCTTTCGAAATGGAATGACATTGTCGTTCATGCGCGTCTGCTATGCCCTCGTCACCTGATGATTCTGACTAAAGCTTTGCCACAGACGAAAAAGGCGCTCAACCCTTTCGGGGAGCGCCTTTTCTTTCCCGGACAGCAAACGCCGCAACCTTGAGGGTTGACACTGCAGGCCGTCGATACGGGTGGTGAGCGCTAAATGGCACCGCCCTTTGTTAAAATCAAGTGCTGCCGACAAAAAATTGCTTGGGAACGATCGACACCGTGGAAAGTCGTCTCGGCCTAGTGAGGGCGGTCGCGTCCCAAGTTGCAGATGTCCTCTTCGGTGATCCAGATATCGCCATCGAAGGCGAGTTCACCGCGTTCGAATTTCAGGCTGGCGACCTTCTCGAAAACCGACATCTGAGCTGCCGGAAATGTTGCCGAGCGCTCGTCCATGCCGTCCATTGCGTCTTCAGTTATATGAACAGCCTTGTGAGCGTTGCCGGCGTCCATGACGATAATGGCCTGGCGCCCGATCATTTTGATTTTTCCAGGTATAGCCACGAGTGGCATCTTCGTCTCCTCGGAAACGTCTGCCAATTCATCGTCGCACGACGTGCTGGCAACCTTCTGATTCTACAACGCCGGCGCGGAATTTCGCAGCGGCGCCTCCTTGGGAAAAAGTCTTATCGAGGCTAGGCCGTCATAGTTAACAGAAGGTTAACGCCCTTATCCGAAAGGGTGATTGCTCGACCGAGAGGTGAAGGAATTGAGAGGCGGCTAACCGCCCACGAAAAGGCCGGCCATTTTGGATGGCCGGCCCGAACGGAGCTGTGGTAGCTGGTGAAGTTCGTTCTCTTAGGCGGCTTTTGCGTCGCGGTTGAGAGGAATTTCGACGTCGATCTCGAGGATCGACATATGCTCGTCGCGATCGATCTTGACGTGAACGCGGTCGTTGTCGAGCTCGACGTGTTTGGCGATGACGGCGAGAATTTCCTCGCGCAGCACCGAAACCAGATCGGAGCTGGCCGAGACACGCTCATGAGCCAAGAGGACTTGCAGGCGCTCTCGCGCTGCCGGCGCTGTTCGCTGCTTGTTGAAAAGCTTGAAGATGCTCATGCGGCGGCCCTCCGACCGAAGATCTTGCCGAAGATGCCGCGCTTTTCGCCCGGGATCGTGACGGGGAGGTCTTCGCCTGTCAGCCGGCGCGCTGCCTCGAAATAGGCAAGTGCCGGAGCGCTGCGGCTGTCGGCAAGCGTCACCGGTGCGCCAATGTTGGAAGCGCGCAGCACGTCGGTGCTCTCGGGCACGATGCCGAGCAGCGGGATCGACAGGATCTCGAGCACATCGTCGACCTTGAGCATGTCACCGCGTTCGGCGCGCGTCGTGTCGTATCGCGTGAGAAGCAGGTGCTTTTCCATCCGCTCGCCGCGTTCCGCCTTGACCGTCTTGGAATCGAGCAGGCCGATGATGCGGTCGGAATCGCGCACGGAAGAGACTTCAGGATTGGTAACGACCACGGCGACGTCGGCATGGCGCATGGCAAGCGTGGCGCCCCGTTCGATGCCGGCCGGGCTGTCGCAGATGATCCAGTCGAAGTGGCGCCTCAGATCGTTGATGACCCGCTCGACCCCCTCGGGCGTCAGGTTGTCCTTATCACGCGTCTGCGAGGCGGGCAGCAGGAACAGCGTTTCCAGGCGCTTGTCGCGGATCAGCGCCTGCGACAGCTTGGCGTCGCCCTGGATCACGTTGACAAGGTCGTAGACGACGCGGCGTTCGGCCCCCATGACGAGGTCGAGGTTGCGGAGGCCAACGTCGAAATCGACGACGACGACCTTCTGGTTCCGCTGAGCCAGAGCTGCCCCGAGCGCGGCGGTGGAGGTTGTCTTGCCCACTCCGCCTTTACCCGAGGTGACGACGATGACTTTCCCCATCTTACTCTCCTGTTTTCCGGCCGTGCCTCGGCTCAGATAAGTTTCTCTGCTCTGATCGCATCGCCCTCGAGCCAAAGCTGAACAGAGTGTCCATGCAGCTCGGGAGCCATGTCTTCGGCTGTTTTGTAGATCCCATCGATGGCCACCAGCTCGGCCTCGAGTTTGCGGCAAAAGATACGCGCCGATGCATTTCCAAGCGAACCGGCCATGACGCGGCCACGCAGCGTTCCATAGATATGAACCGAGCCACCGGCGACGATCTCCGAGCCGGACGCGACCGATCCGATGATCGTCACATCCCCTTCCGGGAAGATGACCGACTGGCCGGATCGCACGGGTTCGTGGATCACGATCGACTGTAGGGTCGGCCGGCTTTCAGCCTGGACGGGCGCTGCTTCAGGCGCCGCCGCGGTTGCCTCCTGATTCGGCAGATCGAAGTCGGAAATCGGTTTGCCACCCTTGAGCGCCGGCGGCATACCCGGACCGAGGACCGATGGCCTCCCACCCTCGATTCCCATGATCGAGACGTTGCGGGCCGCCAGTTCGGAAATCAGTTCCTTCAACTGTTTCCGATCGATGGGCAGGTCCGTCACATCGAGAACGACAGGGCGTCCGAGGAAGAAACCCGCGGATCGGGCAGCCAAGTCGTCCAGGCGAACCAACCAATCATCGAAGGGAAGGTCCGGAGACAGCATGACCGCCAGGAAAGAGCGGCCCTTGATACGGATCGAGCGAGCGTCTGTTAGCACTTTGGTCATCTAGGTTAAGAAATCGTTGATCCGATTTAGTGCCGATTTGGTTAACAAAAGGTAAACGCCGGTCCCGCGCGACCTCAGATTTACGAAATTGTTAACCATTCGAGGCTGAGCGGAGAGATCGGGGAACAATGCGCAAAGCCATGGGTTGTCTCAACGTTACCAAAGCAAAATGAGGAGAAAACCGCTATGCGTCGTTACATTCTGTTGGCATCCGCGCTAACCCTTGGTCTTGCCGGTTCGGCCTATGCTCAGTCCAACATGGACGCGGGCCCGACAAACAGCGGCTCGGTGAGCCCCAGCTATTCGTCGGATTATACAAGCGGCGATAACGGCACGCATCCGATCGTTGTTTCGCCAGGTGTGGATCCCACGACCACCCAGAGCATCGTAACCGAGCCTAAGACGCTCGATTGCCCGGGCATGCCGCAGCAGCGCACTGGCGTTGACACACGTGGTGGCGAAAGTGGCGCATCGATCAGTGACGCCTGCCGGGAATACGACAACTGATCTCGTTCAATTGACTGGCACTGCACAGGCGGTGCCAGTCCTCTTCCGCGATGCCCTCCAACATTACTGCCTTAGCTGCTCTGCCTCTGCAGAAGGGTAAATCTCGTATCGATGACCGTTGGGGTAGCCCGCCCGGTTTCGTTTATCCGATCAAGAATCAGGCGAGCGGCTTCCGTGCCGATAAGATCGCCTGGCGGCCTGATCGTCGTCAGGGCGGGATTGCACGCCGCACTGAAGCTGAGATCGCCGAAGCCGATCACCGACAAGCGCTCCGGAATCTGTACGCCGATCCTTTGGCACTCGAAGATGACGCCCAGCGCGATGTGGTCGTTCGAGCAGGCGACGGCATCGATGTCAGGGTATTTTCTGATCGCCTCCGCGAGCAGCATGGCACCGATCGCGGCATTGGCCGGAGCCGGATGCTGGACGATTTCGGCGCTGACACCAGCAGTCTCACGGGCTGTCTTAAGAAAGCCATCAGCACGCAACGTCGCTCTGCGGTCTTCCTGCAGGCGCGCGCCCAGGAACAGCAGACGCTTTCGGCCTCGCTGGACAAGATGCGTTGCGGCGGTACTGCCGACCTGTTCGTGATAGAAGCCCACCGCCATGTCGATCGGCTCGCCTCCCAACTCCCATAGCTCAAGGACCGGCACATTGCCGTCCTTCAAGAGCCGGCGGGTCGTCGCGCTGTGCGATAGGCCGGTCAAGACGACCGCTGCCGGTTTCCAGGACAGCGCCATCTTGACGAGGTTCTCTTCCTCGCGCTCGCTATACTCCGAATGCCCCAGCATGACCTGAAGGCGCTCCTTGCCGAGCTCGGCCTGCATGGTCGCGACCGTTTCAGCGAAGAATGCGTTTCGAACGGACGGCACGATAACGCTAACTGCGCGTGAGGACGCGGCAGCCAGCCCGCCGGCCATGAGATTGGGGACATATTTGAGCGCATCGATTGCCTCCGCGATGGCGCGGCTTGCCGTGGCAGAAACGGCGTCGGGCTTGCGCAGATAGAGCGATACGGTTGACGGCGATACTTGAGCCCGCTCGGCCACGTCCATCATCGTCACGCTCTGCATCTTGCGGCGGTGCCGCTTTGTCGCTTCCATGGCTTGCCTCATTTCGCAGCGCTGCAAAGTTCGGTGATGATAGGCGGTGAACGGCCTGAATGCAAGTCAGGTATTCTTCTGATTTCAACTAAACTATTGAAAACAAGCAATTTGATCCGGGTCTGAACTACGGAAAGTTTGGCAGATATCTCTAGGAAGGCGCGTGAAAACATCGGGTCTTGATCTTCTTAAATCGTAGCGCTATGATGAAGCCACCTTGATACAGCGATGAGCGACAGACTGCATCGCGCTTTGGGAGGAAATCGTGGCCTCGGTAAGTTTGAGAAAGCTCGACAAGAGCTATGGCGCGCTGCGCATCGTTAAGGGTATCGATCTGGAGATTCACGACGGCGAGTTCGTCGTGTTCGTCGGTCCATCCGGCTGTGGAAAGTCCACGACCCTTCGAATGGTCGCAGGCTTGGAATCCATCACCGATGGCGAAGTTCGGATCGGTGATCGGGTCGTCAACAAGCTGGCGCCGCGCGAACGCGACATCGCGATGGTGTTCCAGGACTACGCCCTCTACCCGCACAAGACTGTCCGCGAGAACATGGGCTTCAGCCTCAAGGTCCGTGGCATGAGCAAAGCCGAAACCGACAAGCGTATCGCCCAGGCGGCAGAGATGCTCGGAATTGCCCATCTGCTCGACCGCCGTCCCGGCCAGTTGTCCGGCGGTCAGCGCCAGCGCGTTGCCATGGGGCGCGCGATCGTTAGGCGCCCGCAGGTATTCCTCTTCGATGAGCCGCTCTCCAACCTCGATGCAAAGCTGCGCGGGCAGGTGCGTACGGAAATCAAGCGGTTGCACCAGACTATCGGCACGACGATCATCTACGTGACCCACGATCAGGTCGAGGCCATGACGCTCGCCGATCGTATCGTCATTCTCAAGGGCGGCGATATCGAGCAGGTCGGCACGCCGGATGAGGTCTACAACCGTCCGGCCAGCGTTTTCGTCGGTGGCTTCGTCGGCTCGCCGGCGATGAATTTCACCAGGGCAAAGGCGCAGGGTTCCAACCTGCATTTGCCGAATGGCGATCAGCTGCCGCTCTCGGCGATAGCGGGCAATGGACTGTCTGCCGTCGATGGTCGTGAATTCATCGTTGGTATCCGGCCGGAGCATTTCGTTCCGACCCAGTCTGGTGGTGCAAGCCTGAACTGTCGGGTGCAGGTCGTTGAGCCGCTTGGCTCCGATACTCTCGTTCATTTCGCCATGGGCGATGCCACCTTGACCGCGCGCATGCCGCCCGAGGTTCGCCCAACCGTTGGCGAGACCCTCACGGTCGGCATCGATCCATCGAAGATCCACCTCTTCGATGCCACCACCGAGCGCGCCATTCACTGACGTTCAGGCGTTTGCGCGCCTGACCCTTACGAACTTTCAATGGGAGGAAAGCATGAACCGCAACATTAGAGCCGCCGCGCTCGCCTGTGCCACGATCGTCAGTTTCGCTGCACCGGCGCTCGCCGATACCGAGCTCAAGATCTACATCTCAAGCCAGCACCAGCCGAACATATGGCGCAAGGCGATCGATCAATATGAAGCCAAGACACCAGGCGTCAAGGTAACGATCGAGACCGGCGGCAACACCTCCGAAGCGCAGGCGCAGTACCTGAACACCGTAATGTCCGCCAAGGATCCGTCCTTGGACGTGCTGATCCTTGATGTCATCCGTCCTGCTCAGTTTGCCGCTGCCGGCTGGACCAGCGATGTCGAGGGCAAGGATCTTTCGAGCTACCTGCCGGCATACGCCGAAGCCAACACCGTTGGCGGCAAGACCGTTGCGCTGCCGGCGTTCGCCGACGCTCAATTTCTCTACTACCGCAAGGATCTGCTCGACAAATACGGCATCCAGCCGCCGAAGAGCTGGGACGAGCTGAAGACCGCCGCAAAGACCATCACCGACGGCGAAAAGAATCCCAATCTTCAGGGCTTGTCGTTTCAGGGCAAAGCTATCGAAGGCGCGGTCTGCACCTTCCTGCTGCCATATTGGAGCCAGGGCAAGGCGCTGACGAACAACGGTCGCCTGTCCTTCGATCACGATGCGGCCGTCAAGTCGCTCGCGCTGTGGAAGAGCTTTGCCGATGACGGCACAGCCAAGAAGAACATCGCCGAAGTGGCAACTGACGACACCCGTAAGGAATTCCAGGCCGGCAACGTCGTCTTCGCAGTGAACTGGTCCTATGCCTGGGCACAGTCGCAGGGAGCGGAATCGGCTGTTGCGGGCAAGGTTGGCGTTGCTCGCCTGCCGGCGATGGCGGGCGGTGAATCCGCAACTTGCCTCGGTGGCTGGGAGTGGGGCGTTTCAGCCTTCTCGGCCCATCAGGACGAAGCCAAGAAACTCGTCGCCTATCTTTCAAGCCCCGAGGTTTCGAAGTTCATGGCGATCAACGCATCGCTGCTGCCGACCTATGCCGATCTCTACAAGGATGGCGATGTGACCAAGGCAGCTCCCTGGTTTGCCGATGCGCTGCAGGTTGTCGAGACAGCAAAGCCACGTCCGGTTACCCCTCGTTACAACGAGGTGAGCGAAACGATCCGCACCACCGTGAACGCGGTCCTTGCTGGTGTCTCGACGCCGGAAGAGGGCGCAAGCCAGATCGAGTCTCGGCTGAAGCGCATCCTTCGCTGATCAATCGAAGAGGGCGGCCTCCGGTCGCCCTTCTAAACCACCCGATGGACCGGAACACTTGCCATGGCGACCACAACCTCCCTCAAGATCAGCGCCGATGCCGAGCCGCGCCAGGCTGCATGGGTGCGGTGGCTGGACCTCAGTGACAGATCGCTGGCCATCCTCCTGCTTGCACCGGCAGCACTCCTGCTTGCCCTGATTATCGTCTACCCCGTCTGTAGGCTCGCCTACACGAGCTTCTTCAGCCTGTCGCTGACATCAGGCTTGCCGGCCGAGTTTGTCGGCTTCGAAAACTACCAGCTGATGATTGACGATCCGGTCTTCTGGGAAACTACCTGGAATACCGTGCTCATCACCCTGATTACCGTGCCAGGCGCGCTTATCGTCGGGCTTGGTCTTGCCCTCATGGCAAACCTGCCGTTTCGCACCCAATGGCCTGTTCGCCTGTCGCTGCTGATCCCCTGGGCACTTCCGCTTTCCTTTGCGGGCCTGATTTTCGCATGGTTCTTCCATTCCGAATATGGCGTCGTCAACGACATCCTGAACCGCGTCGGTCTGCCCGGCATCATCTGGTTCAATTCGCCGAACTGGGCATTCGCTGCGATCTGCCTGACGATCATCTGGAAGACCTCGTCCTTCATGGCGCTGATCATCCTGGCCGGCCTGCAGACGATCCCCCGGTCGCTCTATGAAGCAGCCGATGTCGACGGCGCTGGTCGTTTTCGCCAATTCTTCGAGATCACGCTGCCGCTGTTGAAGCCTTCGATCGTCGTTGCCCTGATCTTCCGTACGATCACGTCGCTGCAGACCTTCGATATCCCCTACATGATGACGGGTGGTGGTCCCGGTACATCGACGGCGACACTTGCCATGTACATCCACCAGAACACCGTCTCCTTCCTCGATCTCGGTTACGGCTCTGCGCTTGCCGTCGTGATGTTCGCACTCTCCATGTGCGTCACCGCCGTCTACCTGCGCATGATCCGCACCAAGGAGTAACGCAATGACCACCACCACTGCATCGGGGTCTGGCGGCCTTCTCTCCGGCAAGCCGCTTCGCGCAATCGCCGCCATTATCCTGCTCGTCAACGGCATGTTTCCAGCGCTGTGGATCCTGTTCACCTCGCTGAAAACGGAAGGCGAACTGACCGCCAAGCCGATCACCTGGTTTCCGCATGCGCCGACGCTGCAGAACTATATGCAGGCCTTTTCCGACCAGCCACTGCACCTGTTTCTGTTCAACAGTCTCATGGTGGCGCTCTTGTCCACCATGCTGACGCTATTGGTGTCGGTTCTCGCGGCCTATGCTCTTGCACGCCTGAACCTGAAGCGTCGCGGGCTCATTCTCGCAGCCATCATCGCTGTCTCGACGTTCCCGCTGGTAACCTTGCTCGTCCCGCTCTTCGAAATCATGCGGACGCTGAACCTCCTCAACAGCTGGACGGCATTGGTCTTGCCATACACCGTGCTGAGCCTGCCGGTCTGCACGCTGATGCTCGTGTCGTTCTTTGAGGGAATTCCGCGCGATCTTGAGAACGCCGCGATGATCGACGGCTGCACGCGGCTTGGTGCGCTGTTCAAGGTGGTGGTGCCGCTCTGTGCACCTGGCGTCTTCA harbors:
- a CDS encoding glucose/quinate/shikimate family membrane-bound PQQ-dependent dehydrogenase gives rise to the protein MTNPNQHLSFLSKAWLGLLGVVLILAGLFLAVGGAKLVTLGGSLYFLLSGAAIVVSGLLIVMRRPAGALLFGLVVLLTVAWAIWDAGLEFWPLISRLLAFGVGGVVIAISNPLLRKARGLAPAYLSSFAVAAVLAIISGIAFVGMFMPHPTIVLSGAPSPLVPVDPAKEQKNWEAYGNTSGGSRFVALDQITRDNISGLKVAWTYRTGDTPLSPDGNGAEDQDTPLQVGDRVFLCTPHNNVIAIDADTGKEIWKNEINAKSSVWMRCRGLAYFDATRALEQPTLPGSTPVTSVAVADGALCQRRILMNTITAELIALDADTGAFCPDFGNNGRVSLKIGLGDAPDPQYVLTSAPTLAGTTVVVGGRIADNVQVDMPGGVMRGFDVITGELRWAFDPGNPDITKLPPEGKTYTRSTPNVWASMSYDPASNTVFMPVGSPSVDLYGVTRTALDHKYGASMLALDATTGREKWVYQTVHNDLWDFDVPMQPSFIDFSNEDGTTTPALVFGTKAGQLYVLDRATGKPLTKVGDVAVKPGKVPNEPYAPTQPRSLGMPQIGAETLTESDMWGATPFDQLLCRIAFKGMRYDGLYTVPDTDLSLSFPGSLGGMNWGGLSTDPTTGTIFANDMRLGLWIQMVEAAPSDAVSSGGEAVNTGMGVVPMKGTPYAVNKNRFLSALGIPCQKPPFGSLTAIDMKTRQIKWQVPVGTVQDTGPFGIKMGLPIPIGMPTLGGTLATQGGLIFIAGTQDYYLRAFDSSTGKEVWKARLPVGSQGGPISYKSPKTGKQYIVISAGGARQSPDRGDYVIAYALP
- the minE gene encoding cell division topological specificity factor MinE, whose product is MSIFKLFNKQRTAPAARERLQVLLAHERVSASSDLVSVLREEILAVIAKHVELDNDRVHVKIDRDEHMSILEIDVEIPLNRDAKAA
- the minD gene encoding septum site-determining protein MinD; this encodes MGKVIVVTSGKGGVGKTTSTAALGAALAQRNQKVVVVDFDVGLRNLDLVMGAERRVVYDLVNVIQGDAKLSQALIRDKRLETLFLLPASQTRDKDNLTPEGVERVINDLRRHFDWIICDSPAGIERGATLAMRHADVAVVVTNPEVSSVRDSDRIIGLLDSKTVKAERGERMEKHLLLTRYDTTRAERGDMLKVDDVLEILSIPLLGIVPESTDVLRASNIGAPVTLADSRSAPALAYFEAARRLTGEDLPVTIPGEKRGIFGKIFGRRAAA
- the minC gene encoding septum site-determining protein MinC, translating into MTKVLTDARSIRIKGRSFLAVMLSPDLPFDDWLVRLDDLAARSAGFFLGRPVVLDVTDLPIDRKQLKELISELAARNVSIMGIEGGRPSVLGPGMPPALKGGKPISDFDLPNQEATAAAPEAAPVQAESRPTLQSIVIHEPVRSGQSVIFPEGDVTIIGSVASGSEIVAGGSVHIYGTLRGRVMAGSLGNASARIFCRKLEAELVAIDGIYKTAEDMAPELHGHSVQLWLEGDAIRAEKLI
- a CDS encoding LacI family DNA-binding transcriptional regulator, with the translated sequence MEATKRHRRKMQSVTMMDVAERAQVSPSTVSLYLRKPDAVSATASRAIAEAIDALKYVPNLMAGGLAAASSRAVSVIVPSVRNAFFAETVATMQAELGKERLQVMLGHSEYSEREEENLVKMALSWKPAAVVLTGLSHSATTRRLLKDGNVPVLELWELGGEPIDMAVGFYHEQVGSTAATHLVQRGRKRLLFLGARLQEDRRATLRADGFLKTARETAGVSAEIVQHPAPANAAIGAMLLAEAIRKYPDIDAVACSNDHIALGVIFECQRIGVQIPERLSVIGFGDLSFSAACNPALTTIRPPGDLIGTEAARLILDRINETGRATPTVIDTRFTLLQRQSS
- a CDS encoding ABC transporter ATP-binding protein, which codes for MASVSLRKLDKSYGALRIVKGIDLEIHDGEFVVFVGPSGCGKSTTLRMVAGLESITDGEVRIGDRVVNKLAPRERDIAMVFQDYALYPHKTVRENMGFSLKVRGMSKAETDKRIAQAAEMLGIAHLLDRRPGQLSGGQRQRVAMGRAIVRRPQVFLFDEPLSNLDAKLRGQVRTEIKRLHQTIGTTIIYVTHDQVEAMTLADRIVILKGGDIEQVGTPDEVYNRPASVFVGGFVGSPAMNFTRAKAQGSNLHLPNGDQLPLSAIAGNGLSAVDGREFIVGIRPEHFVPTQSGGASLNCRVQVVEPLGSDTLVHFAMGDATLTARMPPEVRPTVGETLTVGIDPSKIHLFDATTERAIH
- a CDS encoding ABC transporter substrate-binding protein translates to MNRNIRAAALACATIVSFAAPALADTELKIYISSQHQPNIWRKAIDQYEAKTPGVKVTIETGGNTSEAQAQYLNTVMSAKDPSLDVLILDVIRPAQFAAAGWTSDVEGKDLSSYLPAYAEANTVGGKTVALPAFADAQFLYYRKDLLDKYGIQPPKSWDELKTAAKTITDGEKNPNLQGLSFQGKAIEGAVCTFLLPYWSQGKALTNNGRLSFDHDAAVKSLALWKSFADDGTAKKNIAEVATDDTRKEFQAGNVVFAVNWSYAWAQSQGAESAVAGKVGVARLPAMAGGESATCLGGWEWGVSAFSAHQDEAKKLVAYLSSPEVSKFMAINASLLPTYADLYKDGDVTKAAPWFADALQVVETAKPRPVTPRYNEVSETIRTTVNAVLAGVSTPEEGASQIESRLKRILR
- a CDS encoding carbohydrate ABC transporter permease, which codes for MATTTSLKISADAEPRQAAWVRWLDLSDRSLAILLLAPAALLLALIIVYPVCRLAYTSFFSLSLTSGLPAEFVGFENYQLMIDDPVFWETTWNTVLITLITVPGALIVGLGLALMANLPFRTQWPVRLSLLIPWALPLSFAGLIFAWFFHSEYGVVNDILNRVGLPGIIWFNSPNWAFAAICLTIIWKTSSFMALIILAGLQTIPRSLYEAADVDGAGRFRQFFEITLPLLKPSIVVALIFRTITSLQTFDIPYMMTGGGPGTSTATLAMYIHQNTVSFLDLGYGSALAVVMFALSMCVTAVYLRMIRTKE
- a CDS encoding carbohydrate ABC transporter permease; translated protein: MTTTTASGSGGLLSGKPLRAIAAIILLVNGMFPALWILFTSLKTEGELTAKPITWFPHAPTLQNYMQAFSDQPLHLFLFNSLMVALLSTMLTLLVSVLAAYALARLNLKRRGLILAAIIAVSTFPLVTLLVPLFEIMRTLNLLNSWTALVLPYTVLSLPVCTLMLVSFFEGIPRDLENAAMIDGCTRLGALFKVVVPLCAPGVFTAGILAFVNAWDEFLLALSFNSNPQLRTLPVGIQLYQGEFAFPWPVISAALVVGIVPVAVLIVIFQERVVSGLTAGGIKG